In Longibacter salinarum, a single window of DNA contains:
- the lat gene encoding L-lysine 6-transaminase — MPDVRKSLSRHMLTKGMMEMVLDMDESHGVILRDKHSGREYVDLFGFYASSPLGMNHPELTDDEGFRKRLLDAAVNKVTNSDVITKHMGRFVDTFSRVGIPEYLPYTFFISGGALAVENALKTAFDWKVRKNHEKGYRREVGHKVLHFDQAFHGRSGYTMSLTNTADPRKTMYFPKFDWPRITNPKVHFPIDADETARVAKHEDMAIRQAEQAFREHRDEIACVILEPIQGEGGDNHFRPEFLHRLRDLAHENDALLIFDEVQSGVGITGEFWAHQSLGVQPDIIAFGKKTQVCGILAGRKLDEVDDHVFKTPSRINSTWGGNLVDMVRFDRILEIIEDHDLVGHAGQVGAHLQKRLHELEDDFSVVDNVRGRGLMCAFDLSTVEIRDAVREHTFKEGAIVLGCGHRSIRFRSPLTITEDEIDRGVACLRRALETVTTKPTAQAHS; from the coding sequence ATGCCGGATGTCCGGAAGTCGCTGTCTCGCCACATGCTGACCAAGGGCATGATGGAGATGGTGCTGGACATGGATGAAAGTCACGGCGTCATTTTACGTGACAAGCATTCCGGTCGCGAGTACGTCGATCTGTTCGGGTTCTACGCATCGAGCCCGCTCGGAATGAACCATCCGGAGTTGACGGACGACGAGGGGTTTCGCAAGCGCCTGCTTGATGCGGCCGTGAATAAGGTGACGAACTCTGACGTCATCACCAAGCACATGGGGCGCTTCGTCGATACGTTCAGCCGCGTGGGGATTCCGGAATATCTCCCCTACACGTTCTTTATCTCCGGTGGTGCGCTTGCGGTGGAGAACGCTCTGAAGACGGCGTTCGACTGGAAGGTTCGGAAAAACCACGAGAAAGGGTATCGCCGTGAAGTGGGTCACAAGGTCCTTCACTTCGACCAGGCCTTCCACGGGCGCAGCGGCTACACGATGTCGCTGACAAATACCGCTGATCCGCGGAAGACGATGTACTTCCCGAAGTTCGACTGGCCGCGGATCACGAATCCGAAGGTTCACTTTCCGATCGACGCCGACGAGACCGCCCGGGTCGCCAAGCACGAAGACATGGCCATCCGTCAGGCTGAACAGGCGTTCCGGGAGCATCGGGACGAGATCGCCTGCGTGATTTTGGAGCCCATCCAGGGAGAAGGGGGCGATAACCATTTCCGTCCAGAGTTTCTCCACCGCCTCCGTGACCTCGCGCACGAGAATGATGCTCTATTGATCTTCGACGAGGTCCAGAGTGGCGTGGGCATCACGGGTGAGTTCTGGGCCCACCAGTCGCTGGGAGTACAACCGGACATTATCGCTTTTGGGAAGAAGACGCAGGTCTGTGGGATTCTGGCCGGGCGGAAGCTCGACGAGGTCGACGATCACGTGTTCAAGACGCCAAGTCGAATCAATTCGACGTGGGGGGGGAATCTCGTTGACATGGTTCGCTTCGATCGTATTTTGGAAATTATCGAGGACCACGACCTCGTTGGTCACGCAGGACAGGTTGGCGCCCATCTGCAGAAGCGCTTGCACGAGCTCGAGGACGATTTCTCTGTCGTGGATAACGTGCGAGGTCGCGGTCTTATGTGCGCCTTCGACCTTAGCACAGTCGAAATCCGCGACGCCGTCCGCGAGCACACCTTCAAGGAAGGAGCGATCGTGCTCGGATGCGGTCACCGCTCAATCCGCTTCCGGTCACCGCTTACGATTACGGAAGACGAGATCGACCGAGGTGTCGCCTGCCTGCGTCGGGCATTGGAAACCGTAACCACGAAGCCGACGGCCCAGGCGCATTCCTGA
- a CDS encoding S8/S53 family peptidase, whose amino-acid sequence MKRFATVFLLVVLGVFVGLRPAAGQDLTAEQVAKLDGRLRSVVAHAVPSAGLPQDQAPAVAPITDARKNAPARYRVVLRTSAGEALRAAGMPIQTALSRVSTARLTPRQMVDLVRRDDVSAIHAAIQNEPHNDEAAGLSGIRALNNGRLNNTNYTGAGVASCVIDSGVDFTHRDFREIADPSKSRILSIWDQTLSAQSGESTPTSYSYGVEYTKADIEDEIDGSPAGYIRQKDTSGHGTHVAGTMAGNGGADPEGRYVGMAPESSMIVVKTDFSSTGIIDAANYCSTVATSNGMPVVANLSLGTDYGPHDGTLDQDIGLSDWATAAPGRAAIASAGNSADNGQHLTGTIAGGASKTIEVDIPGTYEPEPGTNNDVLGIDFWFDGVPNVDFTVTTPNGHTGSMSFGSNNSVDTPEGEIQFFQGISQENGDYEVVFQLADAEQGTQESDTLTAGTLTIEITNNETSSASYHGWRYRDGVGTTLPAGDGAFTIGSPGSALEVIAAGSYVHQWVWCSESDGCLHTVDRGSPNRGDDVSSFSSVGPLRNVSQTKPDVAAPGEMTPSSYSSDYSTSGFYVADGGKHRFSRGTSMSAPVVAGAAVLLLQENPGLTSGQIREALQSGASTDAFTGSVPNDTWGFGKLDAIGAMNYVIDASASYSREVIAYDDWSSSETPISAGSAPVAVRFEASSSGVLSGVLFHTAKSNAVTGPISVEVWSDDGSGFPDQKVSQTVTTPAGSVQNYSWNYVDFAGAGFEPEAGTPYHIVVSAASGDDLQLVSSTQSVDGRSSIRSGGTWDGVSSDLRIRPIVTSTEVSGQLPVELSGFSGHVDEDRVILTWNTLSEATNDGFVVEHAREGGSFSRIGFVDGAGTTRERQSYSYTTRACDAGTHRFRLRQVDVDGTSTLGPETTVVIGLQQPYVLSQVAPNPVRDRATLTLEVKKQQEVRAELFNVLGQRVRVLHDGAINPGSEQTISVNSADLASGIYFVRVKGETFSETRKFVRVR is encoded by the coding sequence ATGAAGCGATTCGCTACAGTTTTTCTACTTGTCGTTCTTGGGGTGTTCGTTGGCCTTCGCCCGGCCGCCGGTCAGGATTTGACGGCGGAGCAGGTGGCGAAGCTGGACGGTCGTCTTCGGTCCGTTGTGGCCCATGCGGTGCCCTCGGCTGGGCTGCCGCAAGACCAGGCGCCGGCGGTCGCGCCCATCACGGATGCTCGAAAGAATGCACCTGCGCGGTACCGCGTCGTGCTTCGCACGTCCGCGGGTGAGGCTCTGCGAGCAGCTGGAATGCCGATTCAGACGGCATTGTCTCGTGTCAGTACGGCACGACTAACCCCCCGACAGATGGTCGATCTCGTGCGGCGGGACGACGTGTCAGCCATCCATGCTGCAATTCAAAATGAGCCGCATAACGACGAGGCTGCGGGTCTGTCCGGGATCCGCGCGTTGAACAACGGCCGACTGAACAACACGAACTACACGGGGGCAGGCGTTGCATCCTGCGTCATTGACAGCGGGGTCGATTTCACGCATCGCGACTTTCGCGAGATTGCAGACCCATCGAAGAGCCGCATCTTGTCGATCTGGGACCAGACGCTCTCGGCCCAGTCGGGCGAGTCTACGCCGACCTCCTACAGTTATGGCGTGGAGTACACGAAGGCCGATATTGAAGACGAGATCGACGGGTCGCCGGCCGGATATATCCGCCAGAAGGACACATCCGGTCACGGAACGCACGTCGCCGGCACGATGGCGGGCAACGGCGGAGCCGACCCTGAAGGACGGTACGTTGGAATGGCGCCCGAGTCGTCGATGATTGTCGTTAAAACAGACTTCTCTTCGACAGGCATTATCGACGCTGCCAATTACTGCAGCACCGTTGCGACGTCGAACGGAATGCCAGTGGTTGCAAATCTAAGCCTCGGAACGGACTACGGCCCGCACGACGGGACGCTCGATCAGGACATCGGTCTGTCCGATTGGGCGACGGCTGCTCCCGGGAGAGCGGCGATTGCGAGTGCCGGAAACAGTGCGGATAACGGGCAGCACCTGACGGGTACGATCGCTGGAGGGGCGTCGAAAACGATCGAAGTCGATATTCCGGGTACGTATGAGCCCGAACCCGGGACGAACAACGACGTGTTGGGAATCGACTTCTGGTTTGATGGAGTGCCCAACGTCGACTTTACCGTGACGACGCCGAATGGCCATACCGGCTCCATGTCGTTCGGAAGCAACAATTCGGTCGATACGCCGGAGGGTGAGATCCAGTTTTTCCAGGGGATATCCCAGGAAAATGGAGACTACGAAGTTGTTTTCCAGCTTGCGGACGCGGAGCAAGGTACGCAAGAGTCGGACACGTTAACGGCCGGTACCCTCACGATCGAGATTACCAATAACGAGACATCCTCGGCCTCGTATCACGGCTGGCGGTACCGTGATGGTGTGGGCACCACGCTCCCTGCCGGGGACGGTGCCTTTACGATTGGTTCGCCCGGCTCCGCCCTTGAGGTGATTGCGGCCGGGTCGTACGTGCACCAGTGGGTCTGGTGCTCCGAGAGCGATGGTTGCCTTCATACAGTCGATCGGGGATCCCCGAATCGTGGTGACGATGTTTCTTCCTTCAGCAGTGTCGGTCCGCTGCGCAACGTTTCGCAGACAAAGCCAGACGTTGCTGCCCCGGGCGAAATGACGCCGTCGTCGTACTCCTCGGACTACTCGACGAGCGGTTTTTACGTTGCCGATGGTGGAAAGCACCGGTTCAGCAGGGGGACGAGCATGTCTGCGCCCGTCGTAGCGGGGGCGGCCGTTTTGCTGCTACAGGAAAATCCAGGGCTTACGTCCGGGCAGATTCGGGAGGCACTTCAATCTGGTGCGTCCACGGACGCGTTTACCGGATCTGTACCGAACGATACGTGGGGCTTCGGAAAGCTCGATGCGATCGGAGCAATGAACTACGTAATCGATGCCTCGGCATCGTATTCGAGAGAGGTCATTGCGTACGACGACTGGAGCAGTAGCGAAACACCGATCTCAGCTGGGAGTGCGCCGGTGGCCGTTCGATTTGAGGCCTCTTCCTCCGGTGTGCTGAGTGGTGTACTCTTCCATACCGCCAAGAGCAACGCTGTAACCGGCCCCATCTCGGTCGAGGTTTGGTCCGACGACGGAAGTGGTTTCCCCGATCAGAAGGTGTCGCAGACGGTGACGACGCCAGCCGGTAGCGTGCAGAATTACTCGTGGAACTACGTCGATTTTGCCGGGGCCGGATTCGAACCGGAGGCCGGCACACCCTATCACATCGTTGTGTCGGCTGCATCCGGTGATGATCTCCAGTTGGTCAGTTCAACGCAATCTGTGGATGGCCGCTCGTCGATTCGTTCCGGAGGCACGTGGGACGGTGTCTCGTCTGATCTTCGGATTCGTCCCATCGTGACATCCACCGAGGTCTCGGGCCAACTTCCCGTCGAACTTTCAGGCTTCAGCGGACACGTCGATGAAGACCGGGTCATCCTTACGTGGAATACATTGTCTGAGGCGACGAACGACGGATTTGTCGTCGAACACGCACGAGAAGGCGGATCGTTTTCTCGCATCGGTTTCGTCGACGGGGCAGGGACGACGCGCGAGCGTCAGTCATACAGCTACACGACGCGAGCTTGCGACGCGGGGACGCATCGGTTCCGCCTCCGACAGGTCGATGTAGATGGCACCAGCACGCTTGGCCCGGAGACGACCGTCGTGATTGGGCTGCAGCAGCCATACGTTCTGTCACAGGTGGCACCGAATCCGGTTCGCGACCGCGCCACTCTCACGCTTGAGGTGAAGAAGCAGCAGGAGGTCCGAGCGGAGTTATTTAACGTTCTTGGCCAGCGGGTGCGCGTCCTGCATGATGGGGCGATCAACCCAGGATCCGAGCAAACGATCTCCGTGAACAGCGCCGATCTGGCCAGCGGGATTTACTTCGTGCGCGTGAAAGGCGAGACCTTCAGCGAAACTCGAAAATTCGTACGCGTACGGTAG
- a CDS encoding T9SS type A sorting domain-containing protein: protein MSSQDVFAQQHRLADLKNARKVSNNILPDIEWTCGLTAGDVVESTFVPRAKNQSKATATINVNYGPGFNANPDARDAFQRAVDTWARHLDSPVEILIDATFETFENPAVLGGARPAYVLGDVNGEQLVVAVNILEAIRGDNVENFAPAAGHTSNDPEIFASFNEGRSDWHFGEGPPPAGAIDFESVILHEIGHGLQFASTFSYNTGSGSYSCNGGTGSACWGFGTGRPSTYDQQVVQYNPQTDTAVDMLSFQNDSPSLGDALTVDATEATTEQVRFSGELATGNASLTNGPQPPVLYAPSPWQGGSSLSHLDESTYAAGTENALMTPQIGSGELAREPGPVVCGSLRDMGWPLGPGCLEYIAAPLNLTISAQDLAQGTVELSWFVSSTADVASYTVERRAFDGPFQSIATLPGNAEPTFEDSGVGLGVYTYRLKYEKGNGETGAVEETPTARIGFTDIEGALERGDLVSTITLNWAVPTSTTGYEYVVERTTGAATVDSTFKPVGRVASATEFTDTGIYPATYKYRVRAVDGSGNSITSPSTTVDIEFKGDAFVTGPNPNPISSGMAEAQLVVSTDEAQDVTVGVYNTLGQKVYDERVSMRASSSKTLQIPVGNLGSGVYFVRVQGETFARTQRMAVTR, encoded by the coding sequence ATGAGTTCTCAGGATGTTTTCGCGCAGCAACATCGACTCGCGGACTTGAAAAATGCTCGGAAGGTCTCGAACAATATTTTACCGGATATCGAGTGGACCTGCGGGTTGACAGCAGGCGATGTGGTTGAGTCAACCTTCGTCCCACGGGCAAAGAACCAGTCGAAAGCGACGGCGACGATTAACGTCAACTACGGGCCAGGTTTTAACGCGAACCCGGACGCAAGGGATGCTTTCCAGCGCGCCGTGGATACGTGGGCTCGGCATCTTGACTCCCCGGTCGAGATTCTGATCGATGCGACGTTCGAGACCTTTGAAAATCCGGCTGTTCTCGGTGGCGCGCGTCCAGCCTACGTTCTGGGAGATGTTAATGGTGAGCAACTCGTCGTTGCCGTCAATATCCTGGAGGCGATCCGCGGGGACAACGTTGAAAACTTCGCGCCGGCTGCTGGCCATACGTCGAACGATCCGGAGATTTTTGCATCGTTCAACGAGGGCCGTTCGGATTGGCACTTTGGTGAGGGGCCACCGCCGGCTGGTGCGATCGACTTCGAGAGTGTCATTCTGCACGAGATTGGGCACGGTCTTCAGTTCGCCTCGACGTTCTCGTACAACACAGGTTCTGGAAGTTACTCCTGCAATGGTGGCACCGGGTCTGCATGCTGGGGCTTCGGTACGGGACGGCCAAGCACGTACGACCAGCAGGTTGTCCAGTATAATCCGCAGACCGATACGGCCGTCGACATGCTTAGCTTCCAAAACGACTCACCGTCACTTGGAGATGCTCTTACCGTCGACGCAACGGAGGCAACAACGGAGCAGGTTCGATTTAGTGGTGAGCTAGCAACAGGGAATGCGAGCCTGACGAACGGGCCGCAGCCACCCGTGCTGTATGCGCCCTCTCCGTGGCAGGGAGGATCAAGTTTGAGTCATCTCGACGAGAGCACGTACGCGGCAGGTACGGAAAATGCGCTCATGACGCCTCAGATTGGGAGTGGAGAACTTGCGCGCGAGCCGGGCCCGGTCGTGTGTGGCAGTCTACGGGACATGGGCTGGCCGCTCGGACCGGGATGTTTGGAGTACATCGCAGCTCCGCTGAATCTTACCATTTCGGCTCAGGACCTTGCGCAAGGAACGGTAGAGCTAAGCTGGTTCGTGAGTTCAACCGCGGACGTTGCTTCCTATACGGTCGAGCGTCGCGCCTTTGACGGGCCTTTTCAGAGTATAGCGACGCTTCCCGGTAACGCAGAACCCACGTTCGAAGACTCCGGGGTTGGTCTTGGCGTCTACACATATCGACTGAAGTATGAGAAAGGCAATGGTGAAACTGGAGCCGTCGAAGAGACGCCGACCGCTCGAATTGGATTCACCGATATCGAGGGCGCTCTGGAGCGCGGAGACCTCGTGTCGACCATTACGCTCAACTGGGCCGTTCCCACATCTACGACTGGATACGAGTATGTCGTCGAACGAACCACGGGCGCAGCAACGGTTGACTCGACATTCAAGCCGGTCGGTCGAGTAGCAAGCGCCACGGAGTTTACGGATACCGGTATCTATCCAGCCACCTATAAGTATCGGGTCCGGGCAGTTGACGGCAGCGGAAATTCGATCACGAGCCCGAGCACGACGGTTGATATCGAGTTTAAAGGAGATGCTTTTGTGACTGGGCCGAATCCCAATCCGATCTCGTCGGGAATGGCAGAGGCGCAACTCGTTGTCTCGACAGATGAAGCGCAAGATGTGACCGTTGGGGTGTACAATACACTCGGGCAGAAAGTCTATGACGAGCGTGTCTCGATGCGCGCGTCCTCGTCGAAAACGCTACAGATTCCCGTTGGAAATCTTGGCAGCGGCGTTTATTTCGTCCGCGTTCAGGGGGAGACATTCGCCCGGACGCAACGCATGGCGGTTACGCGCTAG
- a CDS encoding S8 family serine peptidase translates to MPIPSSYRQLASTLVVLLVFFVPELSHAQHDLGPAGSSLRSLYNAYQKYTSAGKSAASFGEGPALVSVHAGRVSVEIVTEVGKRSRVAARLHSLGMRGVQSNARLITGWLPVGKLPNAVAIDGVHSIYPALMVAQSGSVTSRGVEVMETEALSTALGTSGQGLVVGVLSDSYDNYDGSQPGQATASDDVSTGDLPGGGRVQILQDSSTPASDEGRAMMQIVHDVAPGADLAFHTATGGRAAFADAIRSLAASGSRVVVDDILYLNEPAYQDGIVTRAIDEVVRQDDVVYVSAAGNTGRDAFESPFRGSGTEGPLGGEMHDFDPGPDVDPIQQISISDDSQFQIAFQWSQPYASTGGPAAISDLEIYLVDKRGRLLPSVQPERRDNVGGDPFEFINVQDLSVDADGDGTDDTEFGLVIERISGPAPERIRYVPFQQRGEISVEEYATRSPSLYGHPNAESAITVGATAWFDTPEANGDLTAPLVHTFSAVGGTPVLFDALGQEIPPVVRQKPDVTGPDGTNTTFFGQPLNDGDDFPNFFGTSAAAPHVAALAAIIRSGRPDATAEVVKRAIIASAEDISSTRDDVETTIAGEDAQGFDFFSGTGLVRGDQVTVSAFPVRAFQARATERAPGGRVIVSWEEKEAAGIDTYRVEQSYVGQPFNEIASVPSSGGGAYEQAISDVRPGTHTFRLTWTTSSGDQIRGPETQVMVSVKGEAVVTKQPFPNPTRSSFRLELTASQSQNVVLAMYDVLGRYIRTVYTGRLRAGQPSLIQVNRVSQTASGQHFIRIIGETFETVVPVTVLR, encoded by the coding sequence ATGCCGATCCCCTCGTCGTATCGACAGCTCGCGTCCACGCTGGTCGTTCTGTTGGTTTTCTTCGTGCCCGAATTATCTCACGCACAGCACGATCTTGGTCCGGCAGGTTCCAGTCTTCGGTCGCTCTATAACGCATATCAGAAATATACGTCTGCTGGAAAGTCTGCGGCATCATTTGGGGAGGGACCCGCGCTGGTTTCCGTTCACGCTGGTAGGGTCAGCGTGGAGATTGTGACCGAGGTTGGCAAGCGCTCGCGGGTCGCGGCACGCCTTCATTCGCTCGGGATGAGGGGCGTCCAGTCGAACGCCCGCCTGATTACCGGCTGGTTGCCTGTCGGGAAGCTGCCCAACGCGGTTGCAATCGATGGCGTGCATTCCATTTATCCCGCGCTGATGGTGGCGCAGTCGGGGTCGGTGACGTCGCGTGGGGTTGAGGTGATGGAGACAGAGGCGTTGAGCACCGCACTCGGAACGAGCGGCCAGGGTCTTGTCGTGGGCGTCCTCTCCGACTCGTATGACAACTACGACGGCTCCCAGCCGGGTCAGGCGACGGCGAGCGATGACGTGTCGACCGGCGATCTGCCCGGAGGCGGGCGTGTCCAGATTCTTCAGGATTCGAGCACGCCGGCGAGCGACGAGGGCCGAGCGATGATGCAGATTGTTCATGATGTCGCGCCGGGTGCGGACCTTGCCTTCCATACGGCGACGGGCGGCCGCGCAGCTTTCGCAGATGCGATCCGTAGTCTCGCTGCTTCTGGATCACGGGTCGTTGTCGATGATATTCTGTACTTAAACGAACCGGCGTATCAGGATGGGATAGTGACAAGGGCGATCGATGAGGTCGTCCGGCAGGATGATGTCGTCTACGTAAGTGCAGCAGGCAACACGGGGCGGGACGCGTTCGAGAGCCCGTTTCGCGGGTCGGGGACCGAGGGGCCGCTCGGCGGAGAAATGCACGATTTTGACCCGGGCCCCGATGTCGATCCTATTCAGCAGATTTCAATTTCGGACGACAGCCAGTTTCAGATCGCTTTTCAATGGTCGCAGCCTTATGCCTCTACGGGAGGTCCAGCTGCGATATCGGATCTCGAAATTTACCTCGTAGACAAGCGGGGTCGACTCCTTCCGTCTGTCCAACCGGAGCGCAGGGATAATGTCGGTGGCGACCCGTTCGAGTTTATCAACGTTCAGGATCTCAGTGTGGACGCAGATGGGGATGGCACGGACGATACGGAGTTTGGCCTCGTCATCGAGCGCATATCAGGGCCCGCACCGGAGCGAATTCGCTACGTTCCGTTCCAGCAACGGGGAGAGATATCCGTCGAGGAATACGCGACCCGTTCGCCGAGTCTGTATGGCCACCCGAATGCTGAAAGTGCTATCACCGTGGGGGCGACGGCATGGTTCGATACGCCGGAGGCAAATGGAGATCTCACCGCCCCGCTCGTTCACACGTTCTCTGCGGTAGGGGGAACACCGGTTCTGTTCGATGCTCTCGGACAGGAGATTCCTCCGGTGGTACGGCAGAAACCGGACGTGACGGGGCCCGATGGCACGAACACGACCTTTTTCGGTCAACCGCTCAATGATGGAGACGACTTTCCGAACTTTTTTGGCACCTCGGCCGCCGCTCCGCATGTGGCCGCCCTGGCAGCGATTATCCGCTCTGGACGTCCAGACGCGACTGCTGAAGTTGTGAAGCGCGCCATCATTGCTTCCGCCGAAGATATCTCTAGCACCCGCGATGACGTGGAAACGACGATTGCGGGAGAAGATGCGCAGGGATTCGACTTCTTCAGCGGCACCGGTCTGGTCAGGGGCGATCAGGTGACCGTTTCGGCCTTCCCCGTGCGCGCGTTTCAAGCACGGGCGACCGAACGTGCGCCCGGCGGACGTGTGATCGTGTCGTGGGAGGAGAAAGAGGCAGCTGGAATTGATACGTACCGTGTCGAACAGAGCTACGTCGGTCAACCGTTCAACGAGATTGCGTCGGTGCCCAGTTCGGGAGGCGGGGCGTATGAGCAGGCGATTTCGGATGTACGCCCGGGGACGCACACCTTCCGGCTCACGTGGACCACCTCAAGCGGAGACCAGATTCGCGGACCAGAAACACAGGTCATGGTTTCCGTTAAGGGTGAGGCTGTCGTCACGAAGCAGCCGTTTCCGAATCCGACCCGCTCCTCCTTTCGACTAGAGCTGACGGCGAGTCAGTCGCAGAACGTCGTCTTGGCGATGTATGATGTGCTCGGGCGATACATTCGGACGGTCTATACGGGACGGTTGCGAGCAGGCCAGCCCTCACTCATTCAGGTCAATCGCGTTAGTCAGACAGCGAGCGGGCAGCACTTCATTCGCATCATTGGGGAGACGTTCGAAACAGTGGTCCCTGTGACGGTCCTGCGGTGA